TTGGGCGAGCAGCGTGCGGTTACGAAGGCGGACGCCCGCGCGTCGCTTCTCCGTGATCATGTCCTGTTCGACCCGATCCAACTCCTCCGGAGGCACCGGGGTGAAGTTCACGGCCACGATGTCCTGCCACCGCCGGCGGTGGCTCGCGAACCGGGTGGCGGGATGGATGCTTTGGCCCACGTACTGATCCCCGTTCGAGAACTCGAGGACGTAGATCCCAGGGCCGACGCCGTCTTCGAAGATCAGCGAAGGTGCCAGCCCTGCTGGGGTCTCCCAGCGGCGGAAGGGCAACGGGGCGGAGACCATGGGGCCATGATGCCGCGCTGTGGCGAGCGGGGCACCCTGAGCACAGCTGTGGGGCGCTAACGCGTCCGGATGTTCGCCATCATGGAGCCATGACGTACGAACTGACGCCGGCGCGCCTGGAGGCGACCGTTCAGGACGCGGTGCGCACTCTGGGCCGCGGGCCGGTGTTCGAGCTGCATCTCTTCGGAGACGTTGGCCCGGAGTGGGGCGTGACCGGTTGGTCGGAGGAGGGCGGCCCTGTCCCGGACGCCCCAGGCCTCTACGCCGTGTACGCGAAGGACGTGTCCCGTGTGCGTCGAGAGATCGGCCCGGAGGTGCCGGTGGGGGAGGCCGGCCTGCTGTACGTCGGCAAGGCCGAGCGGAGCCTGGCCGCCCGGGACGTGCGGCAGCATTTCGGCACGGGCAAGACCGGTCGGTCCACCGTGCGCAGGACGTTCGCAGCGCTGCTGGAGCACTCCGCGCTCCTCTGGCCGGTGCTGCGGGCCGGGGGCAAGCCTTCCAGCAAGAGTCCGGCGACCTTCGACCTCAGCGAGCGCTCGGAAGAAGCGCTGACCAGGTGGATGGTCGACCACCTGGTCCTTCGCGTCTGGGTGCCCGAAGTGCCCGTGGCCCTCGGTGACGTCGAGAAGCACGTGATCACGGCGTGGCGCCCGCCGCTGAACCTCACCCACGCAGGCCCCCGCCCCCA
This Micrococcus flavus DNA region includes the following protein-coding sequences:
- a CDS encoding GIY-YIG nuclease family protein; the encoded protein is MTYELTPARLEATVQDAVRTLGRGPVFELHLFGDVGPEWGVTGWSEEGGPVPDAPGLYAVYAKDVSRVRREIGPEVPVGEAGLLYVGKAERSLAARDVRQHFGTGKTGRSTVRRTFAALLEHSALLWPVLRAGGKPSSKSPATFDLSERSEEALTRWMVDHLVLRVWVPEVPVALGDVEKHVITAWRPPLNLTHAGPRPHIKAARAWMVALAAAQDEEQPQADWEPATLGDLFRVRPEQYGLRGSVGLWTELRVRFASEPMPASRAELQGLVESAIEEILAEAMPYDRESVHMVRYNVGGMSQGLVHLPWWRETAVPMILGRWQKWADARRAG